The Paenibacillus sp. MBLB1832 genome has a window encoding:
- a CDS encoding SRPBCC domain-containing protein, which yields MSYTIVSRVEKERVLVLERIFDAPRDLVFKMFKEPEHLKRWFGPKGWDLPVCNIDFQPGGVWHYCMKCVDQHQGQFYGMESWGKAVFKDIIEPEKIVYTDYFADAEGNTNATMPSTNVTVEFIDLGGRTMLVNRSEYVSPEALKLVMDMGMLQGITETWGRLEELLHELKK from the coding sequence ATGTCATACACAATAGTTTCAAGGGTAGAGAAAGAACGGGTGCTAGTGTTGGAGCGCATTTTCGATGCACCGCGCGATCTCGTATTCAAAATGTTTAAAGAGCCTGAGCATCTCAAGCGTTGGTTTGGACCTAAAGGCTGGGATCTACCTGTTTGCAACATTGATTTCCAGCCGGGAGGAGTTTGGCACTACTGCATGAAGTGTGTGGATCAGCATCAAGGCCAATTTTACGGTATGGAATCTTGGGGCAAAGCGGTTTTTAAAGATATTATCGAACCGGAGAAAATCGTCTACACTGATTACTTCGCAGATGCTGAAGGAAATACAAATGCCACAATGCCATCGACCAATGTCACAGTAGAGTTCATTGATTTGGGTGGCAGGACAATGCTGGTCAATCGTTCCGAATATGTGTCCCCTGAGGCTCTTAAACTCGTTATGGACATGGGCATGTTGCAGGGTATTACAGAAACTTGGGGTCGTCTAGAAGAACTATTGCACGAGTTAAAGAAATAG
- a CDS encoding DinB family protein produces the protein MKTIKCMMNHLYWADGRILDALEESETKNKDLLKLVRHVAVAERVWLYRLEGKGSAQYTLWEEAEDLTAIRRMFEENAEQYRVYIEGLEESELDEMMDYANQSGVPFRTSVRDILLQVLLHGQYHRGQINRALRIEYADPVQVDYITFARL, from the coding sequence ATGAAGACGATTAAGTGCATGATGAACCACCTGTACTGGGCGGACGGACGCATCTTGGACGCGCTCGAGGAGAGTGAGACAAAGAACAAGGACCTTCTGAAGCTGGTTCGGCACGTCGCGGTCGCGGAACGAGTCTGGCTGTACCGATTGGAGGGCAAAGGGAGCGCGCAATATACGTTGTGGGAGGAAGCGGAAGACCTGACGGCGATCCGGAGGATGTTCGAAGAAAACGCCGAGCAATATCGCGTCTATATCGAAGGGCTCGAGGAATCCGAGTTGGACGAGATGATGGACTATGCGAATCAGAGCGGGGTTCCGTTCCGAACATCCGTCCGGGACATCCTGTTGCAGGTCCTCTTACATGGGCAATATCACCGGGGACAGATTAACCGGGCACTTCGGATCGAATATGCAGATCCAGTTCAAGTCGATTACATCACGTTCGCGAGGCTCTAA
- a CDS encoding nucleotidyltransferase domain-containing protein translates to MILEKVINKIVIQSEYKDFVDKYIDNILTEFKGKVHSIYMCGSIPKGTAKPFKSDADFTIVCVNPKDIDYERLSKIKDRLLEEYPVLTKIDTIICSIDDVLSKPNEWGFWVKIICVCIYGHDVGEKVPPIIISPEFILDLNKETKEEVNRIHSLLSNASDNTMKTRYIKGYSKRLIRALYSSVLEDTGIWQDDIIKMKNAILNYCEIDSALVDYLHASYLDSNVLVEEFLGIADEVNSYFENALKAMAASRSSFG, encoded by the coding sequence ATGATATTAGAAAAAGTTATAAATAAAATTGTAATACAAAGTGAATATAAGGATTTTGTTGATAAGTATATAGATAATATACTTACCGAATTTAAAGGTAAGGTTCATAGCATTTATATGTGTGGCTCGATTCCAAAAGGAACTGCTAAACCTTTTAAGTCAGATGCAGACTTTACTATCGTATGTGTAAATCCCAAAGATATTGATTACGAAAGATTGTCAAAAATTAAAGACAGGCTTTTGGAAGAATATCCAGTATTAACTAAGATTGATACGATAATTTGCTCGATTGACGATGTATTAAGTAAGCCAAATGAGTGGGGTTTTTGGGTTAAGATAATTTGTGTTTGCATATATGGTCATGACGTTGGTGAAAAAGTACCACCGATAATTATTTCTCCAGAGTTCATTTTAGACTTAAATAAAGAGACCAAGGAGGAAGTAAATCGCATACATAGTTTACTTTCTAATGCTAGTGATAACACAATGAAAACTAGATATATTAAAGGTTACTCTAAGAGATTAATTCGTGCATTATACTCTTCGGTTTTAGAAGATACAGGTATATGGCAAGATGACATTATTAAGATGAAGAATGCCATATTAAACTATTGTGAGATTGACTCCGCTTTAGTTGATTACCTGCATGCTTCTTACTTGGATAGTAATGTACTTGTTGAAGAGTTTCTGGGAATTGCAGATGAAGTAAATAGCTATTTTGAGAACGCCTTAAAAGCAATGGCTGCTTCCAGATCTTCCTTCGGCTAA
- a CDS encoding ATP-dependent DNA ligase has product MFIPPMLLQYSKNNLPFDDSSMLAELKWDGIRLIVSNLDELNLYTKSTNATAKYPELHNPPIPKGTILDGEMVVLDEQGRADFEATNAGFRSRKKRQPVVFMAFDILMHRGVDVTAVPLEQRKQLLYETVQENEHYRIVRPVDGSSKSFFDLVCKHGLEGIVVKKKMSKYERAQRSWSWQKVINYQQTEVFITGYSKKEHSWLLGYPDGDRIHPIGAMELGITPSARQSMWPVFQAYKSGESKDHVYVQPVVRCKVKYRDWYKSGAMRLPVFEEFIV; this is encoded by the coding sequence ATGTTTATTCCTCCAATGTTACTTCAATACAGTAAAAACAATCTTCCGTTTGACGATTCTTCCATGCTGGCCGAATTAAAATGGGACGGAATAAGGCTGATCGTTTCAAACTTGGATGAACTAAATTTATATACGAAGAGCACGAATGCAACGGCGAAATACCCAGAGCTTCACAATCCTCCGATCCCCAAAGGGACAATTCTTGATGGGGAAATGGTCGTGCTAGATGAGCAAGGCCGCGCGGACTTTGAAGCTACGAACGCGGGTTTTAGATCACGTAAGAAGCGGCAACCAGTAGTATTTATGGCTTTTGATATCTTAATGCACCGCGGCGTAGATGTTACGGCAGTGCCACTTGAGCAGCGCAAGCAGCTACTTTATGAGACGGTTCAGGAGAATGAACATTACCGGATTGTGCGGCCTGTTGACGGCAGCTCCAAATCTTTCTTTGATCTAGTGTGTAAGCATGGGCTCGAGGGCATAGTCGTTAAGAAGAAAATGAGTAAGTACGAGAGAGCTCAGCGCTCTTGGTCCTGGCAAAAGGTGATTAACTATCAGCAGACAGAAGTCTTCATAACAGGTTATAGCAAAAAGGAACACTCATGGCTGCTTGGCTATCCAGATGGTGACCGGATCCACCCGATCGGTGCAATGGAACTAGGAATAACACCGTCAGCGCGGCAGTCGATGTGGCCTGTGTTTCAAGCTTATAAGAGTGGAGAGAGCAAGGATCACGTCTATGTGCAGCCAGTTGTACGCTGCAAGGTGAAGTATCGGGATTGGTATAAGTCCGGAGCGATGCGGTTGCCGGTGTTTGAAGAGTTTATTGTTTAG
- a CDS encoding UPF0158 family protein: MQGKGAFPRFKDRIIELGVDKQWYTYKESKVRQLVIEWCNEHNIEFQD, from the coding sequence ATTCAAGGAAAAGGAGCTTTTCCAAGATTCAAAGATAGAATAATTGAACTTGGCGTTGATAAGCAATGGTATACTTACAAAGAAAGTAAGGTAAGGCAATTAGTAATTGAATGGTGTAATGAGCACAATATTGAGTTCCAAGATTAA
- a CDS encoding DUF4362 domain-containing protein encodes MEIVKYKKTINYIQIIVFIGLVSVIFVLINQQSHKENTNKNKSIIINFDQVDLDRVDEMMNRFNEGKGDNLMIVSPTVEGSPIIHDVNSNGREIHWIVDNTRDAWSDQGKTEYVCKSIRMNERDNEFLDVELSKCNNFKEDEQLRLISFRKELL; translated from the coding sequence GTGGAAATCGTTAAATATAAGAAAACAATAAATTACATTCAAATAATCGTATTTATTGGATTGGTCAGTGTTATTTTTGTACTCATAAATCAACAATCCCATAAAGAAAATACAAACAAAAACAAGTCAATCATTATTAACTTTGATCAAGTGGATTTGGACCGTGTAGATGAAATGATGAATAGATTTAATGAAGGTAAAGGGGATAACTTAATGATTGTTTCTCCTACAGTGGAAGGCAGTCCAATTATTCATGACGTAAATTCAAATGGTAGGGAAATACATTGGATAGTTGATAACACAAGAGACGCATGGAGTGACCAAGGCAAGACAGAATATGTCTGTAAATCGATTCGAATGAATGAAAGGGACAACGAGTTCCTTGATGTTGAATTGTCTAAATGTAATAACTTCAAGGAAGATGAGCAACTGAGACTAATATCATTTAGAAAAGAGTTGTTATAG
- a CDS encoding extracellular solute-binding protein has product MKRQLTARNSITALLLAGTLLAGCSSGHTGGAGGKTVTESAPASTAALSKPVKLDIIENASGLPTPDKDFIKQELDKALNTDINLTAYAAGDDYKNQLNVRVASGNFPDLFGVDKSQLKQFAQQGLLLDLTPYLDKELKSVKDFIGADSLKKGTVDGKIYAIAKAPQIPYNTYWIRKDWLDKLNLKAPTTFDELLNVSKAFTEQDPDGNGKKDTYGLTGGKLQAFAPVFGGYGVGNPYISGGAGEFYVKDGKIVNSLYDSGMKDALAFINKFIASGSADPELMANNGLQHQEKAIKGQAGIVWLDWPNVTKEQFADQIKKVNPNAEWLQMAAPKGPVAQNDGSWDIGTAPGLFVIPKSVEKDKAKLQKVFDLLNYVSTKDGSLLVQFGVKSKHFNLEGDKVIPTDLMGKEAGYTWLYQFTGRPEQAYLSVKFAPQVKYIDFANKQPRIQVLNGFLTYPDGYNAADASRFVEEEITKFVYGKRPLSEYDGFLKSLETTMNYKTYMDSAIKQLQTLGYSK; this is encoded by the coding sequence ATGAAACGTCAACTGACGGCACGGAATTCAATAACGGCTCTACTGCTTGCAGGCACACTCCTCGCGGGCTGCAGCAGCGGCCACACAGGAGGGGCCGGCGGCAAGACAGTGACCGAAAGCGCACCGGCATCAACAGCAGCGCTAAGCAAACCGGTTAAGCTGGACATTATAGAGAACGCTAGCGGATTGCCGACACCAGATAAGGATTTCATTAAGCAAGAGCTGGATAAGGCGCTGAACACAGATATCAATCTGACCGCCTATGCGGCTGGAGACGATTATAAGAATCAACTTAACGTCCGTGTCGCTTCAGGCAATTTCCCTGATCTGTTCGGGGTAGACAAATCACAATTGAAGCAGTTCGCACAGCAGGGCCTGCTGTTGGACCTGACGCCTTATCTGGATAAAGAGCTGAAGTCGGTCAAGGATTTCATCGGGGCTGACAGTTTAAAGAAGGGCACGGTAGACGGCAAAATCTATGCAATCGCAAAAGCACCGCAAATCCCCTACAACACGTATTGGATTCGTAAAGACTGGCTCGATAAGCTAAATCTCAAGGCTCCAACCACCTTTGATGAATTGCTGAACGTATCCAAGGCTTTCACGGAGCAGGATCCGGATGGCAACGGGAAGAAGGATACGTACGGCCTAACCGGGGGCAAGCTACAGGCGTTCGCTCCGGTCTTCGGCGGCTACGGCGTAGGCAACCCTTATATTAGTGGCGGTGCGGGGGAGTTCTACGTCAAAGATGGCAAAATCGTAAATTCTTTGTATGACAGCGGTATGAAGGATGCACTTGCCTTTATCAATAAATTTATCGCCAGTGGTTCAGCTGACCCTGAGCTTATGGCTAACAATGGGCTTCAGCATCAGGAGAAGGCCATTAAAGGACAGGCGGGCATCGTCTGGTTGGATTGGCCAAACGTAACCAAAGAACAATTTGCTGACCAGATTAAGAAGGTCAACCCGAATGCGGAATGGCTTCAGATGGCGGCACCGAAAGGTCCTGTTGCTCAGAACGATGGCTCATGGGATATTGGTACCGCACCGGGGTTGTTCGTGATTCCGAAATCAGTGGAGAAGGACAAAGCTAAGCTGCAGAAGGTATTCGATCTGTTGAATTATGTATCCACCAAAGACGGATCCCTGCTTGTGCAGTTCGGCGTAAAGAGCAAACACTTTAATCTGGAAGGGGATAAAGTTATCCCTACGGATCTGATGGGCAAGGAAGCCGGTTATACGTGGCTGTATCAATTTACGGGGCGGCCGGAACAAGCTTACTTGTCAGTGAAATTCGCCCCTCAAGTGAAGTACATCGACTTTGCCAACAAACAGCCCCGAATTCAAGTGCTGAATGGGTTCCTGACTTATCCGGACGGTTATAATGCGGCAGATGCGAGCCGCTTCGTGGAGGAAGAAATAACAAAGTTTGTGTATGGCAAGCGGCCATTATCCGAGTATGACGGCTTCCTGAAATCGCTGGAGACGACAATGAATTACAAGACCTACATGGATTCGGCGATCAAGCAGCTGCAGACACTCGGTTATAGTAAATAA
- a CDS encoding ArsR/SmtB family transcription factor — protein sequence MSVKKQAMEISTLSSLAEPNRMRIVELLRHGPLTVGEVAERLGLRQPQASKHLKMLSDHGILEVRAEANRRIYRIRLEPFQALNNWAQSFLRVMEERYDKLDDYLRELQNKEKP from the coding sequence ATGTCAGTCAAAAAACAGGCCATGGAGATATCAACGTTGAGCTCTTTGGCTGAACCTAATCGTATGCGTATCGTAGAACTCCTGCGCCATGGTCCCCTGACTGTGGGGGAAGTCGCCGAACGTTTGGGGCTTCGTCAGCCTCAAGCCTCGAAGCATTTGAAGATGCTTAGCGACCACGGGATTTTAGAAGTAAGGGCAGAAGCGAACCGCCGTATCTACAGAATCCGGCTGGAGCCGTTCCAAGCGCTGAATAATTGGGCGCAATCCTTTCTGAGAGTGATGGAAGAAAGATACGACAAGCTGGACGACTACTTGCGGGAACTTCAGAACAAAGAAAAACCATAA
- a CDS encoding GNAT family N-acetyltransferase codes for MNEFIITKVHHLDTHKLNLLVDESTSEGFRHLKRLVTDYEAGTNKFDLDGEALFLAIKNGNIVGVCGLNQDPHSENIEIGRVRRMYVSPSVRRFGIGRMLMDSVIAEARNYFQMLVLKTDNPVADLFYRSIGFSVKDDSENDTHLLQLA; via the coding sequence GTGAATGAATTCATAATTACAAAAGTGCATCATCTAGATACCCATAAGCTTAATCTGTTGGTTGATGAGAGTACGAGTGAAGGATTTCGTCACCTCAAAAGATTGGTAACCGATTATGAAGCTGGAACAAATAAATTCGATTTGGACGGGGAAGCACTCTTTCTAGCTATTAAAAACGGCAATATTGTAGGAGTTTGCGGATTGAATCAAGACCCGCATTCAGAAAACATAGAAATTGGTCGTGTTCGTCGAATGTATGTCTCACCAAGTGTACGCCGATTTGGGATAGGGCGGATGCTAATGGACTCAGTTATTGCAGAAGCTAGAAATTACTTTCAAATGCTTGTGTTAAAGACTGATAATCCTGTTGCTGATTTGTTTTATCGCTCAATCGGGTTTTCGGTAAAAGATGATTCTGAAAATGACACCCATCTACTTCAGTTAGCGTAA
- a CDS encoding imm11 family protein, with translation MKVWWLDYHPVFNTVNFANDEDERDVRELVKKAIPISDNWGKYQVVLENKEKPSDILRELGGALIVSGRTKEVISQLSDCKVEFLPLTSVDGEFYVLNVLTVLNCVNPNHSKEKRLSSGKLLEYVELELYKDVVQDKDIFKIMLHEGDRVLPKIYVSDQLKSLIENQLEGFQLVEMWDSEFSWKQKEEKYSNMCEAVDKSLKKTFDFGKAVDFVKNNKEKVAYSGKWALKVDDENEILLGQLQLDGGYIWINPAFYPPIILGLTWGTKEKRNMLFGIF, from the coding sequence TTGAAAGTATGGTGGCTAGACTATCATCCTGTTTTTAACACTGTAAATTTTGCAAATGATGAAGATGAGAGAGACGTTAGAGAATTGGTTAAAAAAGCTATTCCAATATCGGATAACTGGGGAAAATATCAAGTAGTATTAGAGAACAAGGAGAAACCATCAGATATACTCCGAGAATTGGGTGGCGCTCTTATAGTAAGCGGACGAACAAAGGAAGTCATCTCTCAGTTATCTGATTGCAAAGTTGAATTTCTACCACTAACAAGTGTAGATGGTGAATTTTATGTGTTGAATGTATTAACAGTTTTAAATTGTGTTAATCCAAATCATTCAAAAGAAAAACGTTTAAGTTCTGGAAAGTTATTGGAATACGTAGAACTTGAGCTGTATAAAGATGTTGTACAAGATAAAGACATTTTTAAAATCATGCTACATGAAGGCGATAGAGTTTTACCTAAAATCTACGTTTCTGACCAACTTAAATCATTAATTGAGAATCAACTTGAGGGATTTCAACTTGTTGAGATGTGGGATTCGGAGTTTTCGTGGAAGCAGAAGGAAGAAAAATATTCAAACATGTGCGAAGCAGTTGATAAATCGTTAAAGAAAACATTTGACTTTGGGAAAGCTGTTGATTTTGTAAAAAACAACAAAGAAAAAGTTGCGTATAGTGGGAAATGGGCATTAAAAGTTGATGACGAAAATGAAATTTTACTTGGACAACTGCAACTTGATGGAGGTTATATTTGGATTAACCCTGCTTTTTATCCACCAATTATCTTAGGATTGACATGGGGGACTAAAGAGAAGAGAAATATGCTATTTGGAATATTTTAA
- a CDS encoding DoxX family protein has translation MKWVVRILHGLIALNFLFSGASKLFSTASQIRELFTDKLGTPVSLIYTVGVFEVLAGLILIAGYRSQKAAASSLMIMIVIMIGATFTNLAAGLVTDAAVPLLVLVFVAVLLYLKRETLKSLRFIIRRSINTSK, from the coding sequence ATGAAATGGGTTGTACGTATTCTGCATGGTCTAATTGCATTGAACTTTTTGTTTTCTGGGGCTTCGAAACTCTTCTCCACTGCCTCCCAAATCAGAGAATTGTTCACCGACAAACTTGGTACGCCAGTCTCATTGATTTACACAGTTGGCGTTTTCGAAGTTTTGGCCGGATTGATTCTTATAGCCGGCTACCGTAGCCAAAAAGCGGCAGCTTCATCGTTAATGATCATGATTGTCATCATGATCGGAGCGACTTTTACGAATCTCGCCGCAGGCCTCGTAACGGATGCAGCTGTTCCTTTATTGGTTTTAGTATTTGTGGCCGTACTCTTGTACCTGAAGCGTGAGACTCTCAAGAGCTTACGGTTTATCATCCGCAGGAGTATCAATACGTCCAAGTAA
- a CDS encoding phytanoyl-CoA dioxygenase family protein, whose product MQQFEQDGYLILRGVLSEDKVAEVNAAVDRILKEEPEALSYNIYNSVERDPAILSLIDHPALLPLIVNLLGFNIQLHISHLTVRKPNPDNRKTETSSFINWHQDGPHPGFPSIQGLTSTYYIKIGYILSDMSEENRGNTKVIPRSHLIPNYVPIQTNVDVPLENEVQICGKPGDVFIFGQNLWHSGAPNRSSHTRRQLFIGYSPIWMRPIDYHQASPALLEGADPIRRQLLGDISTNRFKYYVPDESMVPLKAMKLPAAEGTNPYT is encoded by the coding sequence ATGCAGCAATTTGAACAAGATGGGTACTTGATTCTGAGAGGCGTTCTCTCAGAAGATAAAGTGGCCGAGGTGAACGCGGCCGTAGACCGAATTCTGAAGGAGGAGCCCGAAGCGCTTTCCTACAATATCTATAATAGCGTGGAGCGGGATCCGGCAATTCTGTCACTGATCGATCATCCGGCGCTACTGCCGCTGATAGTGAATCTATTGGGATTCAACATCCAGCTGCATATTTCTCATCTCACGGTACGCAAGCCGAATCCGGACAACCGCAAGACAGAGACGAGCAGCTTCATTAATTGGCACCAGGATGGCCCCCACCCGGGATTTCCTTCTATTCAAGGGCTGACGTCAACGTATTATATCAAAATCGGCTATATTCTGAGCGATATGTCAGAGGAGAATCGCGGGAATACGAAAGTGATTCCGAGGAGCCATCTCATTCCGAACTATGTTCCGATACAGACCAACGTCGATGTTCCGTTAGAGAACGAGGTGCAGATTTGCGGCAAGCCGGGCGATGTGTTCATCTTTGGCCAGAATCTGTGGCATTCTGGAGCTCCGAACCGTTCTTCGCACACAAGACGGCAGCTGTTCATAGGCTACAGTCCCATATGGATGCGGCCGATCGATTATCATCAAGCGAGTCCAGCCCTGCTGGAAGGCGCCGATCCGATACGCCGGCAGCTGCTTGGCGATATCAGCACCAATCGATTCAAGTATTACGTGCCGGATGAATCGATGGTGCCGCTGAAAGCGATGAAGCTCCCCGCAGCCGAAGGGACGAACCCGTACACTTGA
- a CDS encoding carbohydrate ABC transporter permease, with protein sequence MVNSWEDRFFNTVTFIILLLCGAAVVFPLLYVVSVSITPISEVLKNGGFILIPRHITLAAYHKLLTDSGIPRALGVTAYITIVGTVLNIIVTALMAYPLSRRKLPGRSIILMMVVFTLLFNGGIIPTYLVVKSVGLLNSLWSLILPNLVWSFNILIVKSFFEQLPEELFESARMDGAKEFRVLWQIALPLSVPVILTVSLFYAVGHWNEFFQAIMYVTDRSFFPLQVIVREILIQTQQPLENAENLTPTETLQMASVVMASLPIILVYPFMQKHFTKGMLLGSIKG encoded by the coding sequence ATGGTAAACAGCTGGGAAGATCGCTTTTTTAATACGGTTACGTTCATCATTCTACTCTTGTGCGGAGCGGCCGTCGTGTTTCCGCTGCTGTATGTCGTATCCGTATCAATTACCCCGATTAGCGAGGTGCTGAAGAACGGCGGCTTCATTCTGATACCGAGGCATATTACTTTGGCTGCTTATCATAAGCTACTGACGGATTCTGGTATACCAAGAGCACTTGGCGTCACCGCCTACATTACGATCGTTGGAACGGTTCTGAACATTATCGTGACCGCGCTGATGGCGTATCCGCTCAGTCGGCGGAAGCTGCCGGGACGTAGTATTATCTTGATGATGGTAGTATTTACCCTACTTTTCAACGGTGGAATCATTCCAACCTATCTCGTGGTCAAGTCCGTAGGGCTGCTCAACTCACTTTGGTCGTTGATCTTGCCCAACCTCGTATGGAGCTTTAATATCCTAATCGTCAAAAGCTTCTTCGAGCAGCTGCCCGAAGAGCTTTTCGAATCGGCAAGAATGGACGGAGCCAAGGAATTTCGGGTGCTGTGGCAGATTGCGCTGCCCTTGTCCGTACCGGTAATACTGACCGTGTCACTCTTCTATGCGGTCGGACATTGGAACGAATTTTTTCAAGCGATTATGTATGTGACGGATCGTTCATTCTTCCCATTACAGGTGATTGTGCGGGAGATTCTGATACAAACTCAGCAACCGCTGGAAAATGCCGAGAATTTGACACCTACTGAAACGCTGCAGATGGCCTCCGTAGTTATGGCGAGCCTACCTATTATCCTAGTGTATCCGTTCATGCAAAAGCATTTCACCAAGGGCATGCTGCTCGGTTCTATCAAAGGTTGA
- a CDS encoding DUF3139 domain-containing protein produces MTKLYVRIMLTFCILVIAIPLFIFAYIKFNLHTIETKTIQHLLEDKEFNKANIMSLKSKFGKAPLFSVNVVFKDEPEVVYYYKLGEDRSIFQYSHTTINNAQHYTYKHIEQR; encoded by the coding sequence ATGACTAAATTATATGTCCGAATTATGCTTACTTTCTGTATTTTGGTCATTGCGATTCCACTTTTCATTTTTGCCTATATCAAGTTTAATCTTCACACTATAGAAACAAAAACGATTCAACATTTGCTGGAAGATAAAGAATTCAATAAGGCAAATATTATGAGTCTTAAAAGCAAATTTGGCAAAGCTCCCTTGTTTTCTGTAAACGTCGTATTTAAAGATGAACCCGAAGTAGTTTATTACTACAAACTCGGTGAAGATCGATCAATTTTTCAATATTCCCATACAACAATAAATAACGCTCAGCATTATACGTATAAACATATTGAACAAAGATAA
- a CDS encoding 5' nucleotidase, NT5C type, translated as MLVLHIGVDLDNTVLDATSSYLQYYNKASGLSLAPADVNDYYFYRLYGWDNEQRKTVYHKYGYDIHWNSKPFPMAVEILQQLFEKHKISIITARPLLFHEVTVKWLKHHNIPYHNITLTENKLQECISSKVDVLIDDAPHYAEEFALQNKPIILFEQPYNSSVSNDIVYRASNWVQVIKHVDYLDSLS; from the coding sequence GTGCTTGTTCTGCATATTGGCGTAGATTTAGACAACACAGTTCTTGATGCCACCTCATCTTACTTGCAATATTATAATAAGGCTTCTGGATTATCTTTAGCACCAGCCGATGTTAATGATTATTATTTTTATCGTTTATATGGATGGGACAATGAACAACGTAAAACGGTATATCATAAATATGGATACGATATTCATTGGAACTCAAAGCCTTTTCCAATGGCAGTAGAAATTTTACAACAGTTATTTGAAAAGCATAAAATATCAATTATTACTGCTCGTCCGTTACTTTTTCATGAGGTTACCGTTAAGTGGCTTAAACACCATAACATTCCTTATCATAATATTACACTTACTGAAAATAAACTCCAAGAATGTATCAGCTCAAAGGTAGACGTGTTAATTGATGATGCACCTCATTACGCAGAGGAGTTTGCCCTTCAAAACAAGCCTATCATTTTGTTTGAACAGCCATACAATTCATCGGTTTCTAATGACATAGTGTATCGTGCTTCTAATTGGGTTCAAGTAATAAAACATGTTGATTACTTAGATTCGCTTTCATAA
- a CDS encoding nucleotidyltransferase domain-containing protein, translating to MALQKTPLLEGEPRSGVEIVCIIFNVFLGGVFIHPDLDFIMSEMKNFQKPWFISGGWVIDIALGKVTREHDDLDICIYREDANEALRYFDDWEIKVAVR from the coding sequence GTGGCACTTCAAAAGACACCGCTTCTGGAAGGGGAACCCAGAAGCGGTGTCGAAATAGTTTGCATAATATTTAACGTTTTTTTAGGGGGAGTATTTATTCATCCTGATTTAGATTTTATCATGTCTGAAATGAAGAATTTCCAGAAGCCTTGGTTTATTTCAGGGGGTTGGGTAATCGATATTGCTTTAGGTAAAGTAACGAGGGAGCATGACGATCTTGATATTTGTATTTACCGTGAGGATGCTAATGAAGCACTACGATATTTTGATGATTGGGAAATTAAAGTAGCGGTTCGTTAA